A window of the Henckelia pumila isolate YLH828 chromosome 3, ASM3356847v2, whole genome shotgun sequence genome harbors these coding sequences:
- the LOC140889170 gene encoding uncharacterized protein, producing the protein MVLGVKWWLCSSNFYASEETISRLKDEVYEKCAWNKSEIELKFSYFTYICDHPIGPIYLKDEKCLQTYLLLGDANNRPLLHVEIKEKVRIIFYNNVDSEIILNGHDDSGGSQLGLFVDNVCNDDCEFGFRQDNVCGCNVSDDCDDYVDTELYPDEHFDGAFIVKGIKETDVEENLNDYIHCRETQGGQSEFQHCESIDNDDQNFALLSSSCEQIYNFTDESNLSVGKEFDDKKDVQRELYDIAIKASFEMRVIKSTKTLYEVRCVDETCSWKVRVARKEDSSRFSVRTYCNKHTCDLTNRKRRHRQASAVVVADMLVENFRGQQKLPALKAIQTMMQNKGVEISYFKAWKGKQLAINQLRGDPVESFKLLPAYLYMLEQVNAGSTTYLKLNPDNSFKYMFLAYKACIAGFKYMRKVISVDGTHLTCKYKGVLLIATAQDGNHHQYPIAWAVVDVESEESWTWFFERLHDLILDDNELVFISDRHRGIINGLASVYKQAKHGHCIWHLGQNIKTRLKSKAGGVALFMCTAKAYRQTEFNELYDEMRKGYPSITGYLEGNIDQQKWARAHFHGSRYNIMTTNGSESINSKLVFARELPVVALLDAIQNLIMSWFNSHRKAAAASTRHLTPWAEKIVRTRFIESQKMKVVQMNTSEYHVTEVGHDVVVDLNKRICRCRVFDIDRLPCAHAIAAASHQNMDIYELCSHYYSTNVWNLAYVETIYPMPPSKEWNVPADIDSLIVLPPKVKVRKGRVKKKRIPSIGEFGSRKKKSIV; encoded by the coding sequence ATGGTGCTCGGGGTTAAATGGTGGCTATGCAGCAGTAATTTTTATGCCTCTGAAGAGACTATATCACGATTGAAAGATGAAGTATACGAAAAGTGTGCCTGGAACAAAAGTGAGATTGAATTAAAATTCAGTTACTTCACATATATTTGTGATCATCCTATTGGCCCAATATATTTAAAGGATGAAAAGTGTCTGCAGACATATTTGTTACTTGGTGATGCAAATAACAGGCCTTTGCTTCATGTGGAAATAAAGGAGAAAGTTAGGatcattttttataataatgttgattcagaaattattttaaatggtcATGATGATTCTGGTGGTTCTCAACTTGGATTATTTGTTGATAATGTTTGTAATGATGATTGTGAGTTCGGTTTTCGTCAAGATAATGTTTGTGGTTGTAATGTTTCTGATGATTGCGATGATTATGTTGATACTGAGCTTTACCCAGATGAACATTTTGATGGTGCATTTATAGTAAAAGGGATTAAAGAAACTGATGTTGAGGAAAATCTAAATGATTATATCCATTGTAGAGAAACGCAAGGTGGTCAATCGGAGTTTCAGCATTGTGAATCAATAGACAATGATGACCAGAATTTTGCGTTGCTTAGCTCTAGTTGTGAGCAGATATACAATTTTACTGATGAGTCTAATTTGTCAGTTGGAAAGGAATTCGACGACAAAAAAGACGTTCAAAGAGAATTGTATGATATTGCAATTAAAGCTTCGTTTGAGATGCGAGTTATAAAATCCACCAAAACTCTTTATGAAGTAAGATGCGTAGATGAGACTTGTAGTTGGAAAGTGCGTGTAGCACGAAAAGAAGATTCATCCCGGTTTTCAGTCCGAACTTATTGCAATAAGCACACGTGTGACTTGACTAATAGAAAGAGGAGGCATCGACAAGCAAGTGCAGTCGTAGTAGCAGATATGTTGGTAGAAAATTTTAGAGGGCAACAAAAACTGCCTGCCTTGAAAGCTATACAAACAATGATGCAGAATAAGGGTGTCGAGATAAGCTACTTCAAAGCATGGAAGGGAAAGCAGCTTGCTATAAACCAGTTGAGGGGAGATCCGGTGGAAAGTTTCAAATTACTTCCAGCTTACTTGTATATGCTTGAGCAAGTAAATGCAGGGTCAACAACATATTTGAAACTCAACCCAGATAATAGCTTCAAATATATGTTCTTGGCATACAAAGCATGTATTGCAGGATTCAAATACATGAGGAAGGTAATATCGGTTGATGGTACACATCTGACATGTAAGTACAAAGGTGTTTTGCTTATAGCCACAGCACAAGATGGAAACCATCACCAATATCCCATTGCTTGGGCAGTTGTTGACGTAGAAAGTGAAGAATCATGGACTTGGTTTTTTGAGAGGTTGCATGACTTGATACTGGATGATAATGAATTAGTTTTTATTTCTGACAGGCACAGAGGAATCATCAATGGTCTTGCTTCTGTATACAAACAAGCAAAACATGGACATTGTATATGGCACCTTGGACAAAACATCAAGACAAGGTTAAAATCCAAAGCAGGTGGAGTTGCATTGTTTATGTGTACTGCTAAGGCTTATAGGCAGACTGAGTTTAATGAATTGTACGATGAGATGAGGAAAGGTTATCCAAGTATTACAGGATATCTCGAGGGAAACATTGATCAACAGAAATGGGCTAGAGCACACTTTCATGGTTCACGGTATAATATCATGACAACCAATGGATCTGAGTCAATCAATTCAAAGTTGGTATTTGCACGTGAGCTTCCAGTTGTTGCTTTGTTAGATGCAATTCAAAACCTTATTATGTCGTGGTTCAACAGCCACCGCAAAGCTGCTGCTGCTTCAACACGACATCTCACTCCATGGGCTGAGAAGATAGTGAGGACAAGATTTATTGAGTCACAAAAAATGAAAGTTGTTCAAATGAATACTTCTGAATATCACGTCACTGAAGTTGGTCACGATGTTGTTGTGgatttaaataaaagaatatgtCGTTGTCGAGTATTCGACATTGATAGACTTCCATGTGCACATGCTATTGCGGCTGCTAGTCATCAAAATATGGATATTTATGAATTATGTTCGCATTACTACAGCACAAATGTATGGAACTTGGCGTATGTGGAAACAATTTATCCAATGCCTCCTTCAAAGGAATGGAACGTACCTGCTGACATTGATTCTTTGATAGTGCTACCTCCTAAAGTTAAAGTTCGGAAAGGGAGAGTGAAGAAAAAAAGAATTCCTTCTATTGGAGAATTTGGAAGTAGAAAAAAGAAATCAATTGTTTAA
- the LOC140886836 gene encoding uncharacterized protein, with amino-acid sequence MGDISRRERRKEARSAKNKKKFDSWVEHHSRESKKSLAELNLKPVQKSPPLDNKVKDYTDQPQKVKKFKRKSISLITGKGVSSEDCSEQLSMIADSKIKSKESKRMKGLVGCLKSGFSQYLEMEMGGRSLSAEEDLRFERKLAKRLKVKSGRLSAANDEIDALIEGIPSVLDPTAASEGIPESTESGRVQDENSDDEWSEDFNSRVGSFEEHNNVVAEMISTNHTNKVKRRKTKFEEYLEADILDGRNLAEVDLTLERKLAKKLKVKEGNLRGDDEINMLFDGIPSVIDSCKDEQLQILPSKDLDQFSVEKRKTCKRLKKEQKTLIENEAPAKYLPPHLRSHGGDESEEYAQLRLLVRGILNKHSEAESITGEVFRCIESAGHGVCSQIACEEIVRSCSRGYHGFEHHAAVFAASVAGMACLVGIDFGAKLLSCLAKCFEEVYLKEEKISIQNLALLLSNLYVFGVCSSDLMYDFLIILSKRLTELDVSTIKTVLQCCGMKLRGDDPSEMKNLISSVQSRANYLKASSEEGQSNLINNRMRFMLETIYDIKNNRKRSEENTPKYTQVKKWLQKLKVDNILIRGLKWSQLLDPEKKGQWWLSGVIASDTDNLEDVAGTIDKEIPETKKMLQLAAAQKMNTDARRAIFCIIMSAEDYIDAFEKLTRLELLGKQDREIMRVLVECCLQEKLFNKYYCLLASKLCSFDKNHKFTLQYCLWDHFKELDSMPLIRSMNLAKFVGEMVACFSLSLAVLKAVELNDAIHRSPKRIMHFRVLFEAILEFPDKLVWNVFTRIATIPEYESLRNGIEFFITKYVLSSQNSLTRKFKIAKKALNNIEGAVM; translated from the exons ATGG GTGATATATCACGCAGAGAGCGCAGAAAAGAAGCTCGATCAGCtaagaacaagaagaaattcgATTCTTGGGTCGAACATCAT TCTCGGGAATCAAAGAAATCCTTGGCAGAGTTGAATCTGAAGCCTGTCCAAAAATCACCTCCCTTGGATAATAAAGTAAAAGATTACACCGATCAGCCCCAGAAGGTgaagaaattcaaaagaaaatcaATTAGTCTGATAACTGGAAAGGGTGTAAGTAGCGAGGATTGCAGTGAACAGCTTTCTATGATAGCAGACTCCAAAATTAAGTCGAAGGAATCGAAGAGAATGAAAGGTTTAGTAGGGTGTTTGAAAAGCGGTTTCAGTCAGTATCTTGAAATGGAGATGGGAGGAAGGTCTTTATCTGCAGAGGAAGATTTGAGATTTGAGAGGAAACTTGCAAAGAGACTCAAGGTGAAAAGTGGGAGGTTGAGTGCCGCGAATGATGAGATTGATGCATTAATCGAGGGAATACCTTCTGTTCTTGATCCTACTGCGGCAAGTGAAGGAATTCCTGAAAGTACTGAGAGTGGAAGAGTACAAGATGAAAATTCAGATGATGAATGGAGCGAAGATTTTAACTCAAGGGTTGGTAGTTTTGAGGAGCATAACAACGTGGTGGCGGAAATGATCTCAACAAATCATACCAATAAGGTGAAAAGAAGGAAAACAAAGTTTGAAGAATATCTTGAGGCAGACATACTGGATGGCAGAAATTTAGCTGAAGTTGATTTGACATTGGAAAGGAAACTCGCAAAGAAACTCAAGGTAAAGGAAGGGAACTTACGGGGAGATGATGAAATCAATATGTTGTTTGATGGTATTCCTTCAGTAATTGATTCGTGTAAGGATGAGCAGCTGCAAATTCTTCCAAGCAAAGACCTCGACCAATTTTCGGTTGAAAAACGTAAAACTTGTAAGCGGCtcaaaaaagaacaaaaaaccTTAATAGAAAATGAGGCACCAGCAAAATATTTGCCTCCTCATCTTAGATCTCATGGTGGGGATGAATCAGAAGAATATGCTCAACTACGGCTCCTAGTACGAG GGATATTAAATAAGCATTCCGAGGCTGAATCAATAACGGGTGAAGTTTTTAGATGTATTGAA TCAGCTGGCCACGGTGTTTGCTCTCAAATTGCGTGTGAAGAGATTGTCAGATCATGTTCTAGGGGGTACCACGGCTTCGAACA TCATGCAGCTGTTTTTGCTGCTTCTGTCGCTGGCATGGCTTGTTTGGTTGGGATTGACTTTGGGGCCAAGCTGCTATCATGCCTAGCAAAATGCTTTGAG GAAGTGTATTTGAAGGAGGAAAAAATCTCCATACAGAATCTGGCTCTTTTACTATCAAACTTGTATGTGTTTGGAGTCTGCTCGAG TGATTTGATGTATGATTTCTTGATCATCCTAAGCAAGCGGTTAACAGAGCTTGATGTTTCTACAATCAAAACAGTTTTACAAT GTTGTGGCATGAAATTACGAGGAGATGATCCTAGTGAGATGAAAAACTTAATCTCAAGTGTTCAGAGTAGGGCAAATTATTTGAAGGCGTCTTCTGAAGAGGGGCAATCAAATTTGATCAATAACAGA ATGAGGTTTATGCTTGAAACTATTTACGATATCAAGAACAATAGAAAAAGATCCGAGGAAAATACTCCAAAGTATACCCAAGTAAAGAAGTGGCTACAAAAG TTaaaagtagataatatattaattcgAGGGTTAAAATGGAGTCAGCTTCTTGACCCCGAGAAGAAAGGCCAATGGTGGTTGTCGGGGGTTATTGCTTCAGATACAGATAACCTCGAAGACGTTGCCGGAACAATCGATAAGGAGATTCCTGAGACCAAAAAGATGCTACAGCTCGCTGCAGCACAAAAGATGAATACAGATGCAAGAAGGGCAATTTTTTGCATAATTATGAGTGCCGAGGATTACATTGATGCATTTGAGAAACTTACGAGACTAGAGTTACTGGGGAAGCAG GATCGAGAGATCATGCGGGTACTGGTGGAGTGTTGTCTGCAGGAGAAATTATTTAACAAGTACTACTGTCTTCTTGCATCTAAATTGTGCAGCTTCGACAAAAACCACAAGTTCACTTTGCAG TACTGTTTGTGGGATCACTTCAAGGAACTGGATTCAATGCCATTGATCAGATCCATGAACCTAGCTAAATTTGTTGGAGAAATGGTTGCATGTTTTAGTCTTTCGTTAGCAGTTTTGAAGGCAGTTGAGTTAAACGACGCCATCCATCGGTCTCCCAAAAGGATTATGCATTTCCGGGTTTTATTTGAGGCCATACTCGAGTTTCCAGATAAACTCGTCTGGAATGTTTTTACACGCATTGCTACCATTCCTGAGTATGAATCTCTGAGGAACGGGATCGAGTTCTTCATCACCAAGTACGTTCTGAGTAGCCAAAATTCTTTGACAAGAAAGTTCAAGATTGCGAAAAAAGCTCTCAACAACATTGAGGGTGCTGTAATGTGA